A genomic window from Phoenix dactylifera cultivar Barhee BC4 chromosome 7, palm_55x_up_171113_PBpolish2nd_filt_p, whole genome shotgun sequence includes:
- the LOC120111406 gene encoding uncharacterized protein LOC120111406, translated as MKVILWNCRGAGKPSFAPAFRRIVQQHSPDVCVLFETRLSGRSLQKARRAVPRMWGFYAVESQGLSGGIIVTWLQGSCRLDVFHVCTQEVVVVISEGSGVSWVLAAVYASTDFRERRILWEEASQLINQGLPMLVAGDFNCIVDPQEKREGGPSYMRGRFTWCNNQQGQARVWERLDRACATAGWVQCFPDHHVSHLPRIASDHCPLLVSTETYIPVRHPFRFEKIWLCYSRSWEMVREAWSAPVRGDAMYRVSRRLELTRRRLRRWNREEVGDIFRRIEESEEAIAGLQAREDQRGGLEDVEMGELRSLLALHDGLLRQQETFWRQKSRVQWIMEGDRNTRFFHQATVIRRHQNRIRVIRDEEGQLSEDPEVI; from the exons ATGAAGGTTATACTATGGAATTGCCGCGGCGCGGGGAAGCCTTCCTTCGCCCCAGCTTTCCGTAGGATTGTGCAGCAGCATAGTCCGGATGTATGTGTGTTGTTTGAGACCCGATTATCGGGAAGGAGCCTACAGAAGGCTAGGAGAGCAGTACCCCGGATGTGGGGATTTTATGCAGTAGAATCTCAGGGATTGTCGGGCGGCATCATTGTCACTTGGTTGCAGGGCTCTTGCAGGTTGGATGTCTTCCATGTATGTACCCAGGAGGTGGTAGTGGTGATCTCGGAGGGTAGCGGAGTGTCATGGGTTCTTGCTGCGGTGTATGCTAGCACTGATTTCAGGGAGAGACGGATATTGTGGGAGGAAGCGTCTCAGTTGATTAATCAGGGGTTACCTATGTTGGTGGCTGGTGACTTCAACTGTATTGTTGATCCtcaggagaagagggagggaggccctTCTTATATGAGAGGAAG GTTTACATGGTGCAACAATCAGCAGGGCCAGGCTAGAGTATGGGAGCGACTTGATAGAGCCTGTGCTACCGCTGGGTGGGTTCAGTGCTTTCCTGATCACCATGTGAGCCACTTGCCCAGGATTGCGTCGGATCATTGCCCGCTACTGGTGAGTACAGAGACTTACATTCCAGTTCGTCATCCTTTTAGATTTGAGAAAATATGGCTCTGTTATTCGAGATCATGGGAGATGGTGAGGGAGGCTTGGAGTGCACCAGTTAGAGGAGATGCTATGTATCGGGTGTCTCGTAGATTGGAGCTGACGAGGAGGCGACTAAGGAGGTGGAATCGAGAGGAGGTGGGAGATATTTTCAGGAGGATTGAGGAGTCGGAGGAGGCCATCGCTGGGTTACAGGCTCGGGAGGATCAAAGGGGTGGGCTAGAGGATGTGGAGATGGGGGAGCTCAGATCATTATTGGCATTGCATGATGGGCTCCTTAGACAGCAGGAGACATTTTGGAGACAGAAATCGAGAGTACAGTGGATTATGGAGGGGGACAGAAACACTAGATTTTTTCACCAGGCGACAGTTATCAGAAGGCACCAGAACAGAATTAGAGTTATCCGGGATGAGGAGGGGCAGCTGTCGGAGGATCCGGAGGTGATTTAG
- the LOC120111407 gene encoding uncharacterized protein LOC120111407: MAPPLSRVSEEETTALISPVSDREISEAVRSLAGDKAPGPDGFPPLFFQRYWMIVGRDVTAAIQQFFRTAVMAGDWQRTFITLIPKRQDASEPGHFRPISLCTTLYKATARILAGRLRDVLPRLISPEQGAFLEGRSISDNVLIAQEFMFDLGRAPMRRSLMGVKLDMERAYDRVRWDFLQQSLQEFGFHEIWISWVMGCVRAPSFAILVNDALSRSLRRAVATQELEVYRPAVGASPISHLLFADDCLLLARSSRQVAQAIGQILQDYCAASGQRVNLTKSAIIFSPKTKVEVRRSILESLGVGEQEGTMTYLGVPLSGHRLRSRDCTSMELSIRRRLEGWQMLTLSMMGRITLVRLVLTSIPIFLLSNAIIPVRVLRSFEQLFRKFIWGRSSGRGGVHLLAWDVVCQPTSHGGLGVQSLVARRKALVARHAARFVLEPESMWSSLMRAKYGTLVPGARAGRHHSPIWREMCASAGVVLPEIRWTIGDGRSIDVLQDSWVTELPICCMPTMVDSTRLSGCRVSELLTLEGGRWREELIREVFGEQLAESVLSLPVPSGGGADRLVWMPTGRSRVRVRDLHALIGREPARQIEGGWIWRMRIHPRVALFIWKVAWGCLPTRSILVRRGMAVSQCCEECADIEETIEHVLLRCPRAREIWRRSPVLLPDSVVFAQDLIHMECRSFRGEEVVSEDGGTQSDAICEGGSCGYRRVFFWVNFDGSRSADGVTGGVGFVIRDHLGRMIAAGGRRTPGLTVVGAELQAAWEGISYAWHVLGVERVCLEGDSSVVIDWIRGADRFGDGHPLVRETRGLVRLMGEVQIGHVFREANRAADWVASFVARHSGDFQWTSVSDVHPSLYLLLSRDMAGCTHVRVI; this comes from the exons ATGGCCCCGCCCTTATCTAGGGTGTCAGAGGAGGAGACAACAGCGCTGATTAGTCCAGTCTCGGATAGGGAGATTAGTGAGGCAGTGAGGTCCCTTGCGGGGGACAAGGCTCCAGGGCCGGACGGCTTTCCACCCTTGTTTTTCCAGAGATATTGGATGATAGTTGGGCGAGATGTGACGGCGGCTATACAGCAGTTCTTTCGCACAGCTGTGATGGCAGGAGATTGGCAGAGGACTTTCATTACCTTGATACCGAAGCGGCAGGATGCTTCGGAGCCGGGTCATTTTCGTCCGATTAGCCTTTGTACGACCTTGTACAAGGCAACGGCGAGGATCCTTGCTGGCAGATTGAGAGATGTTCTCCCTAGGCTTATTAGCCCAGAGCAGGGGGCTTTTTTGGAGGGGCGAAGTATATCTGACAATGTGCTTATTGCCCAGGAATTTATGTTTGATCTCGGTCGGGCTCCGATGAGGAGGAGTCTGATGGGGGTCAAGCTTGACATGGAGAGGGCCTATGATAGAGTGAGATGGGATTTCTTGCAGCAGTCCTTGCAGGAGTTCGGGTTTCATGAGATATGGATCAGTTGGGTGATGGGTTGTGTTCGTGCTCCCTCCTTTGCTATCTTGGTGAACG ATGCACTGTCTAGATCCCTACGGCGAGCAGTGGCCACTCAGGAGTTGGAGGTCTACAGGCCTGCGGTGGGGGCTTCTCCGATTTCCCATTTGCTTTTTGCTGATGACTGTCTGCTTCTTGCCAGGTCGTCACGACAGGTGGCTCAGGCTATTGGTCAGATTCTTCAGGATTACTGTGCGGCATCGGGACAGAGGGTCAACCTGACTAAGTCAGCTATTATCTTTAGCCCAAAAACCAAAGTGGAGGTGAGGCGGTCTATACTGGAGAGCCTAGGGGTGGGAGAGCAGGAGGGCACGATGACTTATCTGGGGGTTCCACTCTCGGGCCACAGGTTGCGGAGTAGGGACTGTACATCCATGGAGCTTAGCATCAGACGCCGATTGGAGGGGTGGCAGATGCTTACACTTTCTATGATGGGTAGGATTACTCTGGTGCGGTTAGTTCTTACTTCGATCCCTATCTTTCTACTTTCCAATGCTATCATTCCAGTTAGAGTCTTGAGGTCCTTTGAGCAGCTATTCAGGAAATTTATTTGGGGGAGGAGTAGTGGCAGAGGTGGAGTCCATTTGCTGGCATGGGATGTGGTATGCCAGCCGACTAGCCATGGAggtttgggggtgcagtccctgGTGGCGAGGAGGAAGGCTTTAGTGGCTAGACATGCGGCTAGATTCGTGCTTGAGCCCGAGAGCATGTGGTCTTcgctgatgagggccaagtatggtacCTTGGTGCCCGGGGCCCGGGCCGGTCGTCACCACTCTCCGATctggagggagatgtgtgctAGTGCTGGGGTGGTGCTTCCGGAGATCAGATGGACCATAGGTGACGGTCGGTCTATTGATGTGTTACAGGATAGTTGGGTGACCGAGCTACCGATTTGCTGTATGCCGACCATGGTGGATTCGACGCGATTATCAGGGTGCAGGGTGAGTGAGCTGTTGACCTTGGAGGGGGGCCGATGGAGGGAGGAGCTGATCCGTGAGGTTTTTGGGGAGCAGCTGGCGGAGTCGGTTTTATCCCTTCCTGTTCCCTCCGGGGGTGGAGCCGACAGGTTAGTTTGGATGCCGACCGGACGGTCGCGGGTTCGGGTTAGAGATCTTCATGCCCTGATCGGTAGGGAGCCAGCCCGTCAGATTGAGGGTGggtggatatggaggatgaggATTCACCCTCGTGTGGCGttattcatctggaaggtggcttggggctgCCTTCCTACGAGGAGCATATTGGTTCGGCGTGGTATGGCGGTCTCTCAGTGCTGTGAGGAGTGTGCAGATATCGAGGAGACGATCGAGCATGTCCTTCTGCGGTGTCCTAGAGCCCGAGAGATTTGGCGGAGGTCACCAGTCCTACTACCCGACTCGGTGGTGTTTGCGCAGGACTTGATTCATATG GAATGCCGGTCTTTTCGAGGGGAGGAGGTCGTCTCCGAGGATGGTGGTACACAGAGCGATGCTATCTGCGAGGGAGGTTCTTGCGGCTACCGTCGGGTTTTCTTCTGG GTAAATTTCGACGGTAGTCGGTCAGCAGACGGTGTGACTGGAGGGGTcggatttgtgatcagggaccatCTGGGGAGGATGATAGCAGCAGGAGGGCGGCGTACGCCGGGTCTCACAGTAGTTGGGGCTGAGTTGCAGGCGGCATGGGAGGGTATATCCTATGCATGGCATGTTCTTGGTGTGGAGAGGGTATGCCTCGAGGGTGACTCTTCTGTGGTTATTGACTGGATTCGAGGAGCGGATCGTTTTGGAGATGGCCACCCCCTGGTTCGGGAGACCCGTGGGTTGGTGCGGTTGATGGGTGAGGTTCAGATTGGACATGTGTTTAGGGAGGCGAACAgagctgcagactgggtcgcctcctttgtaGCCCGGCACTCCGGGGATTTTCAGTGGACGTCTGTGTCGGACGTCCATCCCTCCTTGTATCTCTTACTGTCCCGTGATATGGCTGGGTGTACTCACGTCAGAGTTATATGA
- the LOC103697849 gene encoding alanine--tRNA ligase-like, with product MVFSAFLPPLRFLIFPRVRVSIRASFFSTASAPPPSAAMTKEAPAAMEWPASKVRETFIRFFEGKGHVNWRSSPVVPLDDPTLLFANAGMNQFKPIFLGTVNPANPLGKLTRACNTQKCIRAGGKHNDLDDVGKDTYHHTFFEMLGNWSFGDYFKREAISWAWELLTKVYKLPTDRIYATYFGGDEKAGLAADAEARDIWLNFLPPGRVLPFGCKDNFWEMGDTGPCGPCTEIHFDRIGNRDAASLVNNDDPTCIEIWNLVFIQFNREADGSLRSLPAKHVDTGMGFERLTSILQNKMSNYDTDVFLPIFEVIQQVTGARPYSGRLGLDDVDKVDMAYRVVADHIRTLSFAIADGSCPGNEGREYVLRRILRRAVRYGREVLKAQEGFFSGLVGVVVKVMGDVFPELKQYETKIKEIIAEEEASFGRTLAKGIEKFRKAAQDVQGNKLSGQDAFILWDTYGFPMDLTQLMAEESGLTVDVEGFNVAMGEARQKARSARNKAVGDSMIMDADATSELHKKGVATTDDSYKFIWYQNHESVIKAIYTGAEFVETASAGADVGLVLESTSFYAEQGGQIYDAGSIEGSFGSFQVSNVQVYGGFVLHIGSISGEAKALSVNDKVICKVDYERRTLIAPNHTCTHMLNFALREILGDHVDQKGSIVLPEKLRFDFSHGKPVHPEDLRKIESIVNQQIKDELDVYASEVSLSAAKQITGLRAVFGEIYPDPVRVVSIGRKVEDLVADPDNKQWLSYSTELCGGTHISNTREAKAFALLSEEGIAKGIRRITAVTTDCAFKALELASSLASEISGAPKFGGSLLEKKVASLKNKIDAAAIPAAMKADLRVKVSQLEDQVRKAKKKMGEENIQKAIKAATEIAESAASEGKAFCISRVDVGLDTTAIREAVLKVMDQKGLATMVFSTDETLNKAVVYAGVPKSRDGLVVLEWLTTAMGPLKGKGGGGKNGTAQGQGSDASRVAEAMDVASKFASMKLGS from the exons ATGGTCTTCTCCGCCTTTCTCCCGCCGCTCCGCTTCCTAATCTttcctagggttagggttagcaTCCGGGCTAGCTTTTTCTCCACCGCCTCCGCTCCCCCTCCGTCGGCGGCGATGACGAAGGAGGCACCGGCGGCGATGGAGTGGCCGGCGAGCAAGGTGAGAGAGACCTTCATCCGGTTCTTCGAGGGGAAGGGGCACGTGAACTGGCGCTCGAGCCCGGTGGTGCCTTTGGACGACCCCACCCTCCTCTTCGCCAACGCCGGGATGAACCAGTTCAAGCCCATCTTCCTCGGGACCGTGAACCCGGCGAACCCCCTCGGCAAGCTCACCCGGGCCTGCAACACCCAGAAGTGCATCCGCGCCGGCGGGAAGCACAACGACCTCGACGACGTCGGCAAGGACACCTACCACCACACCTTCTTCGAGATGCTTGGCAACTGGTCCTTCGGAGACTACTTCAAGCGGGAGGCCATCTCCTGGGCCTGGGAGCTCCTCACCAAG GTGTATAAGTTACCCACAGACAGGATCTATGCCACCTATTTTGGTGGCGATGAGAAGGCTGGCCTTGCAGCTGATGCTGAAGCAAGAGACATATGGCTAAATTTTTTGCCACCTGGACGAGTTTTGCCTTTTGGTTGCAAG GACAACTTCTGGGAGATGGGTGATACTGGCCCGTGTGGGCCTTGTACTGAAATTCATTTTGATCGCATTGGTAACAGAGATGCTGCTTCACTGGTCAACAATGATGATCCTACATGCATTGAAATCTGGAACCTTGTGTTTATTCAG TTCAATAGGGAAGCTGATGGTAGCCTAAGGTCTTTACCTGCGAAACATGTTGACACTGGAATGGGTTTTGAACGCTTAACTTCAATCCTTCAGAACAAAATGAGCAATTATGATACCGATGTATTCTTGCCCATATTTGAGGTTATCCAGCAG GTGACAGGGGCTCGCCCATACTCTGGGAGACTTGGGCTAGATGATGTTGACAAAGTTGATATGGCTTACAGAGTGGTTGCCGATCACATAAGGACTCTTTCTTTTGCTATTGCAGATGGTTCTTGTCCTG GCAATGAGGGACGGGAGTATGTTCTTAGACGTATTCTTCGACGTGCTGTTCGTTATGGCAGAGAAGTTCTAAAAGCGCAAGAAGGATTTTTTAGTGG TCTTGTAGGTGTTGTTGTGAAAGTCATGGGAGATGTATTTCCAGAGCTTAAGCAATATGagaccaagattaaagaaattaTTGCAGAAGAAGAAGCAAGTTTTGGAAGAACATTAGCAAAG GGAATTGAGAAGTTTAGGAAGGCTGCTCAGGATGTCCAGGGAAACAAACTGAGTGGGCAG GATGCATTTATTTTGTGGGACACGTATGGTTTTCCAATGGATTTAACTCAG CTAATGGCAGAAGAAAGTGGACTAACAGTTGATGTGGAAGGTTTTAATGTTGCAATGGGAGAAGCCAGACAAAAGGCTAGGAGTGCTCGCAATAAG GCAGTTGGTGACTCTATGATAATGGATGCTGATGCCACGTCAGAGTTGCATAAGAAGGGTGTGGCTACAACAGATGACAGTTACAAGTTTATCTGGTACCAG AACCATGAGAGTGTGATCAAAGCTATATACACTGGTGCTGAGTTCGTTGAGACTGCCTCTGCTGGAGCTGATGTTGGTCTTGTTTTGGAAAGTACAAGCTTCTATGCTGAACAAGGTGGTCAG ATATACGATGCCGGGTCAATTGAAGGATCGTTTGGATCATTTCAAGTTAGTAATGTTCAAGTTTATGGAGGTTTTGTACTTCACATAGGATCCATTTCTGGAGAGGCCAAGGCTTTGTCAGTTAATGACAAAGTGATATGCAAG GTTGACTATGAGAGGCGTACACTTATTGCTCCTAACCACACATGTACTCACATGCTCAATTTTGCTCTCAGG GAAATACTTGGTGATCATGTTGATCAAAAGGGCTCCATTGTTCTCCCTGAAAAGTTGCGTTTTGATTTCTCCCATG GAAAACCTGTTCATCCTGAGGACCTTAGGAAAATTGAGTCAATTGTAAATCAGCAGATTAAAGATGAATTAGATGTATATGCAAGTGAAGTAAGCCTTTCTGCTGCAAAGCAGATAACTGGATTAAGAGCAGTCTTTGGAGAA ATCTATCCTGACCCTGTTAGGGTTGTGTCAATTGGTCGTAAGGTGGAAGATCTAGTTGCAGATCCTGATAATAAACAGTGGTTATCCTATTCTACAGAACTATGTGGAG GGACCCATATATCAAATACTCGAGAAGCTAAAGCATTCGCCCTTCTATCTGAGGAGGGAATTGCGAAGGGTATTCGGAGAATAACAGCTGTCACAACTGACTGTGCTTTCAAGGCATTGGAGTTGGCATCATCTCTTGCTTCTGAAATTAGCGGTGCACCCAAATTTGGAGGAAGTCTGCTTGAGAAG AAAGTTGCTTCTCTGAAAAATAAGATAGATGCAGCAGCTATTCCAGCAGCCATGAAAGCAGATCTGAGAGTCAAGGTCTCCCAGCTGGAG GATCAAGTTAGAAAGGCAAAAAAGAAGATGGGCGAGGAAAATATCCAGAAAGCAATCAAGGCTGCAACAGAGATTGCAGAAAGTGCTGCTTCTGAAGGAAAAGCTTTCTGCATAAGCCGAGTGGATGTAGGTCTTGACACCACCGCTATTAGAGAAGCAGTTCTGAAGGTCATGGATCAAAAG GGATTAGCTACAATGGTGTTCAGCACAGACGAAACATTGAACAAGGCAGTGGTGTATGCTGGAGTGCCTAAATCAAGGGATGGTCTGGTAGTGTTAGAGTGGCTGACTACTGCTATGGGGCCTCTCAAAGGAAAGGGTGGTGGTGGGAAGAATGGTACTGCTCAGGGCCAg GGAAGCGATGCATCTCGTGTGGCGGAGGCTATGGACGTGGCCTCAAAGTTTGCTTCGATGAAGTTGGGGTCATAA